The following DNA comes from Sulfuriferula thiophila.
GCCAAAAGAAAACTGATTTCCCTGACCATTATTACCTGCTCCTGCACCAGCAAAAACTATGAACACAAAGCCAACAAGAGCATTGATGGCAATTGAGCCTAAAAGTGATAATGCCGCAGGCAATAACGAAGGCTCACATTTGCACGCTACTACTGTGCCAGGTAGTTTCTTTCCGCATTTAGGACAATAGTATGACATGCAACTCCTAACGTAAAGTAGACACCCTAAAAAGCGCCATCAAAAGCACCTTCGAGGTGTATAAACTGGGAATTTTTAAGCAATGCTTTGAATTTATTGATGATAAAATTTTCGCCCACCCTAATTTTTTCGAGAAAAACACCACTAGAAATCCTTGTATATTGCTAAAAATATAGTCAGTTAAAATATCTCGGAACCTGAATGGTATATTATCTCAATGCCCCCGCTCTTGCACCAATATCCACGGTGCTACCACCGTCCAGTTCGCAGGTTTGCACTGCTCCCAGTCCAGTATTTAGGGACCTGGCTTTGCATTTGAAATTTTAATTTTTGTGTTCGTTTGAAACGTAACAATCGAGTGATTGGTTTATCGGTAAACTTCACGCCTGTTGCCAATTTGTACTACGAGGATACGCACAGCGTTATCTTGTATGTCACAAATGACTCGGTAGTCACCAACCCGATAACGCCATAATCCACCCAGTGGACCAGTTAATGCTTTGCCAGTGTTGCGCGGGTTTTCTAGTGTAGCGATGCGTTCACTCAGGTAATCAACGATACGGCGTGCTGTTGGTTTATCGAGCTTGCGTAACTGTAGTTTTGCTGTGTCAGCATAATC
Coding sequences within:
- a CDS encoding type II toxin-antitoxin system RelE family toxin — protein: MVWTIDYADTAKLQLRKLDKPTARRIVDYLSERIATLENPRNTGKALTGPLGGLWRYRVGDYRVICDIQDNAVRILVVQIGNRREVYR